TGAGCAATAATTGTTTTGCCTCATCTAATGCATTGAGATGACGTCGCCGAGCTAGAAAGTGGCCCTCATTAGGTTGATAACCTACTACTTGTTTAATAATTTTTTTAAGGCCATCAACTCCTTCCCCTGATTTAGCTGAAAGATATACAGACAGTTCATCTATTTGAGGGGGATAACCTAAAGTATCAATTTTATTGAACACGCTAATAATAGGAATTTCTTTTGGCAAGACCGAGCGTAGTTCATCTGTTATAAATGGGTGTTCCTCCGGTGCATTCACATCCACTACGAGTAACACACAATCGGCTTGCTTTAATTCGTGCCAAGCTCGTTTTATGCCCTCTTTCTCTATCAGGTCATCACTATCTCGAAGTCCTGCAGTATCAATGATATGAATGGGAATTTCGTCAATTAAAATATGTTCACGCATAATATCTCGGGTAGTACCTGCAACTTCTGTTACTATAGCCACATCCTTACCGGCCAAACAGTTAATCAAAGTTGATTTTCCAGCGTTTGGTCTTCCTGCAATAACTAAAGACAGTCCTTCGCGTAAAATTACTCCTTGATTCGCCTCACCACGAATTGTGTCCAGTTTATCCAAAATAGACTTCAGTAAATGAGCAACTTTGCCATCATTTAAGAAGTCTATTTCTTCTTCAGGGAAATCAATTGCCGCTTCGACATATAAGCGCAAATATATCAGCTCTTCATTTAACTGATTAATTTTTTTCGAAAACTCTCCTTGCAGGGTTTTAAATGCCATGCGAGCTGCAGTTTGGGAGCTGGCCTGAATTAAATCTGCTATGGCCTCGGCTTGAGTCAAATCTATTTTGTCATTGAGAAATGCTCGTTCAGAGAATTCACCGGGCCTTGCTAATCGAGCACCTAATGCAACAGATTCTTTAGTCAGTAAATCAAGAACAACTGGGGAGCCATGCGCTTGAATTTCAATAACATCTTCACCAGTAAAAGAATTTGGCGCTTTAAAATAGAGCATTAACCCCTGATCTACCAACTCTTTATCAGATGTAAAAAAAGAACAATAAGTGGCAAGTCGGGGTTGAAGAGTTTTATTTCCATTCAGCTGGAGAGCAATCAAATAAGATTTGGGGCCTGATAATCGGATGATGCCTACTCCACCTTTTCCTGGTGGAGTAGCTATGGCCACTATGGTATCGATTGACATTTATTTTGCAGTAACGGTTATTTTCTTAGTTGGTTTTTCATCCGAATATTTTCGGGTGATATACCATTGCTGCAATATAGACAAGGTATTATTCACTATCCAATATAACACCAGACCTGATGGAAAATTCCAAAATAATCCAGTAAATAATATAGGTAAAAACATCATCACTTTTGCCTGCATTGGATCGGGTGGTGCAGGATTTAATTTTTGTTGAATGAGCATGGTCGCACCCATAATAAGAGGGAGCACATGGTAGGGATCTGGAGATGCCAAGTCCTTAATCCAGAATATAAAAGGAGCTTGTCTTAATTCAACACTTTCTAACAATACCCAATATAAAGCAATAAACACTGGAATTTGAATCACAATGGGCAAGCAGCCGCCTAATGGATTAACTTTTTCCTGTTTGTAAAGCTCCATGGTTGCCTGACTTATCTTGGCCTTATCGTCACCATAACGCTCTCGCAAGGCTTGCAATTTAGGTTGCAGCTTGCGCATACCAGCCATAGATTTATAGCTTGTTGCTGATAATCGATAAAAAGCGAGCTTGATCAATACGGTAACTAAAACAATTGACCAACCCCAGTTACCAACAAAACCGTAAATAGCTTTCATTAATGAAAATAATAATGAAGAGACAAACCATAAAATTCCATAATCAACTGTTAAATCTAAAGAAGGAGCTATTTCTTTCAGCACACTGGTTATTTCCGGACCCATATACAGTCTGGAACCTATTTCTTTTTGCTCAGCAGGTTTAATAGAAATGGGCTGGCTTACTGCACCAATAGTATAGTCCCCATTAATAGCACGAGTATAAAATTTATTATCACTGGTAGAGCTGGGAATCCATGCACTTAAAAAATAGTGTTGTTGCATGGCAACCCAGCCCCCCTTTGCATCAACGTCCAGATTAGTTTTGCTCATATCACTGAAACTTACTTTTTGATACCGGTGTTTACCGGGATTTGAAAACGAGGCACCAGTATATGAACCAACATGAAATATAGAAGACTTATCTTCTTTAGGAGAGCTACGTAACAACTGGGTATTTAAATAGCCTTTCCATTCTTGGGAGCTGTTATTAACAATTTTATAATTTACATCGATTAAATAACTGCCTTTAGTAAAGATAAATTCTTTTTTAACAGCTAATCCATCCTTATTTTCACCATCTAGCGTTACAACCAGTTGATTTTGCTCCGGATTTAACTGGTACTCTTGCTGTTTCGTGGTAAATCCAAAATCAAGAGACTGAATCGATTGTCCAGAAGATACAAAAATACTGCTATTAGCGACATAACGTTCACTAGGCTGGTTTTGTAAAAGCGGGAAAGGCGTGTTTTTATCTTCAACACTCAAAGGATAATCGAGCAATAAACCGGAAACAACATCACCTTGCTTTAAATCTATACTCATGTCCAAAACATCAGTTTTAACCTTAACTAATCGAGAAGGAGTATTTGGAGTGAGTACAGATTGATCTGCGGAGGGGGTTAAATCTGTTTGTTTTGTA
The sequence above is drawn from the Legionella antarctica genome and encodes:
- the mnmE gene encoding tRNA uridine-5-carboxymethylaminomethyl(34) synthesis GTPase MnmE — encoded protein: MSIDTIVAIATPPGKGGVGIIRLSGPKSYLIALQLNGNKTLQPRLATYCSFFTSDKELVDQGLMLYFKAPNSFTGEDVIEIQAHGSPVVLDLLTKESVALGARLARPGEFSERAFLNDKIDLTQAEAIADLIQASSQTAARMAFKTLQGEFSKKINQLNEELIYLRLYVEAAIDFPEEEIDFLNDGKVAHLLKSILDKLDTIRGEANQGVILREGLSLVIAGRPNAGKSTLINCLAGKDVAIVTEVAGTTRDIMREHILIDEIPIHIIDTAGLRDSDDLIEKEGIKRAWHELKQADCVLLVVDVNAPEEHPFITDELRSVLPKEIPIISVFNKIDTLGYPPQIDELSVYLSAKSGEGVDGLKKIIKQVVGYQPNEGHFLARRRHLNALDEAKQLLLTGQIQLADHRAGELLAEDLRLAHQVLCEITGEFTSDDLLGKIFSSFCIGK
- the yidC gene encoding membrane protein insertase YidC; the encoded protein is MDIRRIILYMALALIGLSLWNAWQIDYPVKPPVKEEISNSVNIDGHLLPQVTPVDTKQTDLTPSADQSVLTPNTPSRLVKVKTDVLDMSIDLKQGDVVSGLLLDYPLSVEDKNTPFPLLQNQPSERYVANSSIFVSSGQSIQSLDFGFTTKQQEYQLNPEQNQLVVTLDGENKDGLAVKKEFIFTKGSYLIDVNYKIVNNSSQEWKGYLNTQLLRSSPKEDKSSIFHVGSYTGASFSNPGKHRYQKVSFSDMSKTNLDVDAKGGWVAMQQHYFLSAWIPSSTSDNKFYTRAINGDYTIGAVSQPISIKPAEQKEIGSRLYMGPEITSVLKEIAPSLDLTVDYGILWFVSSLLFSLMKAIYGFVGNWGWSIVLVTVLIKLAFYRLSATSYKSMAGMRKLQPKLQALRERYGDDKAKISQATMELYKQEKVNPLGGCLPIVIQIPVFIALYWVLLESVELRQAPFIFWIKDLASPDPYHVLPLIMGATMLIQQKLNPAPPDPMQAKVMMFLPILFTGLFWNFPSGLVLYWIVNNTLSILQQWYITRKYSDEKPTKKITVTAK